GGGGTTAATAATTTAGTAGTATGAAATTTTAAATAACGGAACCCAGAATAAGATGGTCCAATGTCAGAGGCAGATATTGTTAGATTACACTGTCAGTTTGACTAAAATCCACATAATTAGCTTCTCCAAAGAGAATTAATTTCTGTAACAATAGAGTTCAAGCATCAATTTTCCCCACTGCAGATGCATAGCTTACGCTGCTGTCTCTCATAGATTTGCACTGGCTCGATTGTTCATATCGAAGGAATCTAATCTTTATCTTAGTCGAGGAGTTTTTCAGCATCTACATGGGTGAAAAATAGAAGTTAAAAGACATTAAGAGGATAACATAATTAGTGAACCAGACAACATAATAAAGTAAAAGCGAACACCCCAACCCAGCTTGACATAGACAGGTAAATCTATTGAAACATAACTAATCCTGGAAAAAGATTGTATGACAACCACCACATAGACAACAGGAGGCAACGCCTTTCagaaaaaaaaacaatttatCAAAAAAAGAGGAGACTTACGTGGAGAAAAACGCTAATTGGATGGCGTCCACAAATGGTGTTGTCCGTCTCTGACAGGTACTGTTTAAATGTATCCGGGTCTCCTGTTTCTATAATATCCATACCCATTTTATCCAAGGCCTCAATAGATTTGTAAATAGCTCCATGGCTTTTGTCATAATGCATGTAGTTGAACCTAAGAATTAAAAGCCCAATTAGTGTAAAGAACGATTCCAAGGAATATATGTATTAAGTAAAATCAGAATCCATCATCAGACTAAGAAACATTATAATGCAAACAcatctctttttttctttctttttttggttttttgCCTTGATAGTCCATCTAGAAGCAATGAATCATGATCAGAATTTATCAGATACCATGCACTTACCATCTTTTTTTAGAAGCTAGAATTGAAATGCGTCTTCAATGAGACAAAGCTTTACGTAAACCAGTATGGTTAAATAAATTCATAATCAGTTTATTGCAGCTACATTGTCTAATatatagagcccgtttggattggcttaaaaaaaatggcttttaatttaagtgcttaaaagcactttATAAGTGCTGGaacttattttataaataaacagttacgtgtttggataaaagtgctgAAACTGAAAACAAGCTGATGAAGTGTTTGGTAAACAGTGCTGGTAAGCACTTTTTCTTGTTAAAATGACTGAAATATCCTTAAAGTTGTTAACATTATAAAGAAGATGAATGATTTGATTTTAGAATATAGTTACACCAATTAAAAAAAAGGAAGGATTCAACgaccaaaaaaaattaaatgttatggaacaaaaaaaagaagctaaaagaacaatatttacaaaatattgGAAAGTATCAAACATTATTTAAAAAACTACTGTAAAGAAATAATGAATGAAAGTGTAAAGAAAGAAATGAAAGGAAAAGAAAGGAAAGTTATGAAAGAAAACGAAGAAGAAAGCAAAGGTGCTGCAACAAGATTGGAGAAAAGAAAAGATAGTATGTTGTAGGGTTTTCTACTGAGGGGTAATTTCGGgattaagaaaaattataaggGATAAGAATGTAATATCTTTGGTCAAAGCAATATGGCTTTTAAGCCAATTTTGAAAAAGTTGGGTTTTCCAACTTATTGGTTTTGGCTTTTTTTAAGCCCTTTTTTTGGTTGCCAAACATTTCCACAAGTTAAAAACTGCTTAAAAGCTGGTTTGACCAGCTTTTAAGCCCATCCAAACAGGCTCATAATTGTTCTGCTTTCCTGTTTGGACCATTATTATCAAACACAAGTGTAATGCGGATCAGATTATTAAACTTCCAGATTTCTGCCCATCTTTAGTCAGTCTGAGATCTACCAATCAATCCTTAAAGATCCCAATGCACCAAAAATAACTAATTCAAGTTCGGTCTTCAGGTAAATTTCATTATTTCAATGAGACCAAATAGAATTCATGCAGCACCAACAAGGATAATTGCCATCAGAATAAGGATCATATTTTCTGTATATGATCAAGATATAACTACATGCAACATTGGTAAATCAAACTCACCTTGAACCCCAATGACAAAAATCCGAAGACACTGAGAAGAAATTCTTTGGGTCATCTACATATTTTGCGAGTAACCGTCCATAAAGGGCTTCACTTTCAGCACTAAGAGACCCAACCAAAATAGGCACAATTTTCACTGGATACCTGTCGTAGTTAACTTTAACAGTTATCTCTGAATAAACCATCACATAAGTGAAATTTAATTTAGAAAAGCATACCCTTGGAAAACTTTAGCAAGATATGGAAGGTGCATTTCCATGCTATGTTCAGCTTCATCAACTCGAAGATCCATGTATTCAAATTTCCCCGTAGCTTTTAGCTCGTCATTTACTGGTATTAAACCAAGTTTTGTTAtatatgagagttgtttaaaagtTGCCATGAAGAAAATGAAAAACGTACACGAAGGAGAAGCTTGTTAACATTTTTACTACACGCGTAAATAAGCAGAACAATAGAGTGCTGATCGCTTGTTAAGATTGTGTTTCAACTGCCTTTATTTTTAAATCCCTCTCCTAGTGTGCTGATTGCTTTAACTGTCAGAAGTCAAGTGCAGAGGACCAGAATTTGCAGATTGACCCTGGTATAATGTGCACCAATATACTTATCCTTAAAGTTTCTGAACAGAGTGCAGTGTCAAGATCTACTTTAATTTATGTTATAGTTGTGTCATTTGATTTCAGTGTTTATAAACATAGAGCGTCTACGCCTAAATCCAAGAGGCTGTCTAACAAATTACAAATCTACTTTGAAAATTGTTAGGTTTCAAAATATTATGCCCACAAATAGTTATAGTTGGCCCACAAGTTATCTCTAGGGAGTATAAGCCTGTTCCTTTACCCTGCTTCTGCTTATATACCAGGCTCCTGTCAGCAACAGACCTGAACTCATGACGTGCACCCGACCCACACTTCACGTGTCATACTTCCTTACACGCTAAACAAAAGTGGTGGGGGCTAATAGTATGTCTGATGGTAATTATCAAATTGTCATATCCATTACCTGTAGCCTCTTTCTAGGTATATGAGTATCTTCCCACATTTTCCCCAGTAGTAGCATACAGAGCTCATTCCTCATTGCTTAAGTTAATCTTCTAATCTTAGCAGCTATCACTTATTAGGAGACCTAAAAACACAAATTTCTCGGAACTATTCTTTGAGTAATTACATAACTCTTGCCAGCCAGTGTGAACTGTGAAGTTAGTCTGTTAGACAAATGCAATTGATATATAAGACTATATGTTATGGTATAACTGTCTTGTTCATTATTTAAAAAATTCAGTTGATTATTTGCTTACTCTTCTTCAGAGTACATAGTATAGAAACAATTATAAATTTGCAAACAGAGAATCATGACTTTAGTATGTGCAATATGCAGCACCATGGACATAGCGACAAAACAATTGGAAGATACTCCTAATAAATAGTGGTTTGACAAACGTGCCATG
The DNA window shown above is from Nicotiana tomentosiformis chromosome 8, ASM39032v3, whole genome shotgun sequence and carries:
- the LOC104085005 gene encoding uncharacterized protein; this translates as MEKIRKASHAGSWYTDHPQELAQQLDGWLRAAGLTKSSDVRGVIAPHAGYSYSGRAAAYAFGNIDPTNISRVFLLGPSHHYYTPKCALSRATVYKTPIGDLPIDVEVNDELKATGKFEYMDLRVDEAEHSMEMHLPYLAKVFQGYPVKIVPILVGSLSAESEALYGRLLAKYVDDPKNFFSVSSDFCHWGSRFNYMHYDKSHGAIYKSIEALDKMGMDIIETGDPDTFKQYLSETDNTICGRHPISVFLHMLKNSSTKIKIRFLRYEQSSQCKSMRDSSVSYASAVGKIDA